In a single window of the Streptomyces sp. CGMCC 4.7035 genome:
- a CDS encoding TraR/DksA family transcriptional regulator: MPRARSRFIVPARFARKITICEGAAAMVAKKTAVQQSASARSPGTGASGGSAATDARGKNSTHAAWASRTARLVKRLGAAVGGSGKTGSAEAGKKPAGGAADGRSVASGSRLATGSSTASGSRVATGGRAATATARAAGKALGAAGNPRVAGNLRGGRKKLGAGETAAGRTAAGRRAAGGTAAARSAAEKTVGKAAGKTGAKKTSAGETADTEAAGTAANASVTAAVKQTATAKAVAKEAAPAQAAEREVASARSAAGKQTVPKKAAATTVAFGETAAEKTAATEAAGEKPVSKKAARKAALKNAAKKGAAGKTVSAKEAGSVKAGAEAAAADRPGARKTAPVKAADKETVTRKAATGKAVPSKTAAGKKSVVKKTAASKVGSPTRAVAKAVPSKKAAKEEGGPERPAAKKASAGKKAAVTSTVVRKTATKKTVAKEAAVTSTVVKKATDAKKTVAKKAAAKKTLAKKAAAGTVTKKAASSTVTKKTAAKKTVAKKAADTVAEEEAAKKPVAKKAEAKKAAAKKAVTKETAPAKAAARKSAAARGGTTKSTPTKSAAKKSTAKKAGAVAAAKQTGATTVVAKKTPGTATAATDSSAVPKARFAAAEPGELAVRPGEDPWTPEEVAEARAELQSDAIRLRGEIDASEQALVGLMRDSGDGAGDDQADTGTKNITREHEMALAANAREMLVQTERALERLDAGTYGLCENCGNPIGKARMQAFPRATLCVECKQKQERR, encoded by the coding sequence TTGCCGCGGGCCAGAAGTCGATTTATCGTCCCAGCACGATTCGCGCGCAAGATCACAATATGTGAAGGGGCCGCGGCCATGGTGGCGAAGAAGACCGCCGTACAGCAGTCGGCGTCCGCCAGATCCCCGGGTACGGGTGCCTCCGGCGGTTCGGCGGCCACGGACGCGCGCGGGAAGAACAGCACCCACGCGGCATGGGCGAGTCGGACGGCCAGGCTGGTGAAGAGGCTGGGCGCGGCCGTCGGCGGGTCCGGGAAGACCGGTTCGGCCGAGGCCGGAAAAAAGCCGGCGGGGGGTGCGGCCGACGGAAGGAGCGTGGCAAGCGGGAGCCGCTTGGCAACCGGAAGCAGCACGGCAAGCGGTAGCCGCGTGGCAACCGGAGGGAGGGCGGCAACCGCGACGGCCCGGGCTGCCGGGAAGGCCCTGGGGGCCGCCGGGAACCCAAGGGTGGCCGGGAACCTAAGGGGTGGCCGGAAGAAGCTCGGCGCCGGGGAGACGGCTGCCGGGAGGACGGCCGCTGGGAGAAGGGCCGCCGGAGGAACGGCGGCTGCGAGGTCGGCTGCCGAGAAGACGGTCGGAAAGGCGGCTGGGAAGACAGGGGCCAAGAAGACGTCGGCCGGGGAAACGGCCGACACTGAGGCGGCGGGTACCGCCGCGAACGCTTCGGTGACGGCCGCGGTCAAGCAGACGGCCACTGCGAAGGCAGTCGCGAAGGAGGCGGCTCCGGCACAGGCGGCTGAGAGAGAGGTGGCTTCGGCGAGGTCGGCTGCCGGGAAACAAACTGTCCCCAAGAAGGCGGCCGCCACGACGGTGGCCTTCGGAGAGACGGCAGCGGAGAAGACCGCTGCGACTGAGGCGGCCGGCGAGAAACCGGTCTCCAAGAAGGCGGCCAGGAAGGCGGCCCTCAAGAACGCGGCCAAGAAGGGAGCCGCCGGCAAGACGGTGTCCGCCAAGGAGGCCGGCTCGGTCAAGGCGGGTGCCGAGGCGGCAGCAGCTGATCGGCCGGGCGCCAGGAAGACCGCTCCTGTGAAGGCCGCCGACAAGGAGACGGTCACCAGGAAGGCGGCCACCGGGAAAGCGGTCCCTTCGAAGACGGCGGCCGGCAAGAAGTCCGTCGTCAAGAAGACGGCGGCGTCCAAGGTGGGCTCCCCGACGAGGGCGGTCGCGAAAGCGGTCCCTTCGAAGAAGGCGGCCAAGGAGGAAGGCGGTCCCGAGCGACCGGCGGCGAAGAAGGCGTCGGCCGGCAAGAAGGCGGCGGTGACCAGCACCGTCGTGAGGAAGACCGCGACGAAGAAGACCGTCGCCAAGGAGGCAGCGGTGACCAGCACCGTCGTGAAGAAGGCGACAGACGCGAAGAAGACCGTCGCCAAGAAGGCGGCAGCGAAGAAGACCCTCGCCAAGAAGGCGGCGGCCGGCACCGTCACCAAGAAGGCGGCGTCAAGCACCGTCACGAAGAAGACCGCGGCGAAGAAGACCGTCGCCAAGAAGGCGGCGGACACCGTCGCCGAGGAAGAGGCGGCGAAGAAGCCCGTCGCCAAGAAGGCAGAAGCAAAGAAGGCAGCAGCCAAGAAGGCCGTCACCAAGGAGACGGCCCCTGCCAAGGCCGCTGCCCGGAAGAGTGCCGCCGCTAGGGGCGGCACCACGAAAAGCACCCCCACGAAGAGTGCGGCCAAGAAGAGCACGGCCAAGAAGGCGGGCGCAGTCGCGGCCGCGAAGCAGACGGGAGCCACGACGGTGGTTGCGAAGAAGACTCCTGGCACGGCCACGGCGGCGACGGACTCCTCCGCGGTCCCCAAGGCACGGTTCGCCGCCGCGGAGCCCGGCGAACTGGCGGTGCGCCCCGGCGAGGACCCGTGGACCCCCGAGGAGGTGGCCGAGGCGCGCGCGGAGCTTCAGTCCGACGCGATCCGGCTGCGCGGTGAGATCGACGCGTCCGAGCAGGCGCTGGTCGGCCTGATGCGCGACTCCGGGGACGGCGCCGGCGACGACCAGGCGGACACCGGCACCAAGAACATCACACGCGAGCACGAGATGGCGCTCGCCGCCAACGCCCGCGAGATGCTCGTACAGACCGAGCGCGCCCTGGAACGCCTCGACGCCGGCACCTACGGCCTGTGCGAGAACTGCGGCAACCCCATCGGAAAGGCCCGTATGCAGGCCTTCCCGCGCGCCACACTGTGCGTGGAGTGCAAGCAGAAACAGGA
- the ileS gene encoding isoleucine--tRNA ligase encodes MTQYRQVPAQVDLPALEHAMLDFWREQKIFAKSLEQSEGRPEWVFYEGPPTANGMPGAHHIEARVFKDVFPRFRTMRGYHVARKAGWDCHGLPVELAVEKELGFSGKKDIEAYGIAEFNAKCRESVLRHTDAFSELTTRMGYWVDLDDAYVTMDPEYVESVWWSLKEIFNKGLLVQDHRVAPWCPRCGTGLSDHELAQGYETVIDPSVYVRFPLTSGPLAGEAALLVWTTTPWTLVSNTAVAAHPEVTYVVATNGEEKLVVAEPLVAKALGEGWEPTGQSFTGAEMERWTYQRPFELVEFPETPGGTHYVVNAEYVTTEDGTGLVHQSPAFGEDDLKVCRAYGLPVVNPVRPDGTFEENVPLVGGVFFKKADEKLTEDLDSRGLLFKHIPYEHSYPHCWRCHTALLYYAQPSWYIRTTAIKDRLLQENEKTNWFPETVKHGRFGDWLNNNIDWALSRSRYWGTPLPIWRCEDGHLTCVGSRAELTELTGTDQSELDPHRPYIDDVTFPCPQCQETATRVPEVIDAWYDSGSMPFAQWGYPYKNKELFESRYPAQFISEAIDQTRGWFYTLMAVGTLVFDKSSYENVVCLGHILAEDGRKMSKHLGNILQPIPLMDQHGADAVRWFMAAGGSPWAARRVGHGTIQEVVRKTLLTYWNTVAFQALYARTSSWAPGEADPAPADRPVLDRWLLSELHALTDQVTQALEAYDTQRAGKLLSAFVDDLSNWYVRRSRRRFWQGDKAALRTLHEVLETVTKLMAPITPFITERVWQDLVVPVTPGAPESVHLASWPEADLTAIDPELSKQMMLVRRLVELGRATRAESGVKTRQPLSRALVAAAGFEMLDPELHTQITDELNVSSLASLSEVGGSLVDTTAKANFRALGKRFGKRVQDVAKAIANADAAALSLALREGTASVEVDGETVALAPDEVIITETPREGWSVASDSGATVALDLEITEELRQAGLARDAIRLIQEARKNSGLDVADRIALRWTATDPAVIAALTEHSGLIAEEVLATAFLNEHSAQGEADGTYGEPFTDDSLTLTFRLRKA; translated from the coding sequence ATGACGCAGTACCGCCAGGTGCCCGCCCAGGTCGACCTGCCCGCGCTCGAGCACGCGATGCTCGACTTCTGGCGCGAGCAGAAGATCTTTGCCAAGAGCCTGGAGCAGTCCGAGGGCCGCCCCGAATGGGTGTTCTACGAGGGCCCGCCCACCGCGAACGGCATGCCGGGCGCCCACCACATCGAGGCCCGCGTCTTCAAGGACGTCTTCCCGCGCTTCCGCACCATGCGCGGCTACCACGTGGCCCGTAAGGCCGGCTGGGACTGCCACGGCCTCCCGGTGGAGCTGGCGGTCGAGAAGGAGCTCGGCTTCAGCGGCAAGAAGGACATCGAGGCGTACGGCATCGCCGAGTTCAACGCCAAGTGCCGCGAGTCCGTACTGCGCCACACCGACGCCTTCTCCGAGCTGACGACCCGCATGGGCTACTGGGTCGACCTCGACGACGCGTACGTCACCATGGACCCCGAGTACGTCGAGTCCGTCTGGTGGTCGCTGAAGGAGATCTTCAACAAGGGGCTGCTGGTCCAGGACCACCGCGTCGCCCCCTGGTGCCCGCGCTGCGGCACGGGTCTGTCGGACCACGAGCTGGCGCAGGGCTACGAGACGGTGATCGACCCGTCGGTCTATGTCCGTTTCCCGCTCACCTCCGGTCCGCTGGCCGGCGAGGCCGCGCTCCTGGTGTGGACGACGACCCCGTGGACGCTGGTCTCCAACACCGCGGTCGCCGCCCACCCCGAGGTCACCTACGTGGTAGCGACGAACGGCGAGGAGAAGCTCGTCGTCGCGGAGCCGCTCGTCGCCAAGGCGCTCGGCGAGGGCTGGGAGCCGACGGGGCAGAGCTTCACCGGCGCCGAGATGGAGCGCTGGACGTATCAGCGTCCGTTCGAGCTCGTCGAGTTCCCGGAGACCCCGGGCGGAACCCACTACGTCGTGAACGCCGAGTACGTCACCACCGAGGACGGTACGGGTCTGGTCCACCAGTCCCCCGCCTTCGGTGAGGACGACCTCAAGGTCTGCCGCGCGTACGGCCTGCCCGTGGTCAACCCGGTGCGCCCCGACGGCACCTTCGAGGAGAACGTCCCGCTGGTCGGCGGCGTCTTCTTCAAGAAGGCCGACGAGAAGCTCACCGAGGACCTCGACAGCCGCGGTCTGCTCTTCAAGCACATCCCGTACGAGCACAGCTACCCGCACTGCTGGCGCTGCCACACCGCGCTCCTCTACTACGCGCAGCCGTCCTGGTACATCCGCACCACGGCCATCAAGGACCGCCTCCTCCAGGAGAACGAGAAGACCAACTGGTTCCCGGAGACGGTCAAGCACGGGCGCTTCGGCGACTGGCTGAACAACAACATCGACTGGGCGCTCTCCCGCAGCCGCTACTGGGGTACCCCGCTGCCGATCTGGCGCTGCGAGGACGGTCACCTCACCTGCGTCGGCTCCCGCGCGGAGCTGACCGAGCTGACCGGCACCGACCAGTCCGAGCTCGACCCGCACCGTCCGTACATCGACGACGTCACCTTCCCGTGCCCCCAGTGCCAGGAGACGGCCACGCGCGTGCCGGAGGTCATCGACGCCTGGTACGACTCGGGCTCGATGCCGTTCGCGCAGTGGGGCTACCCGTACAAGAACAAGGAGCTGTTCGAGTCCCGCTACCCGGCGCAGTTCATCTCGGAGGCCATCGACCAGACGCGAGGGTGGTTCTACACCCTCATGGCGGTCGGCACGCTGGTCTTCGACAAGTCGTCGTACGAGAACGTCGTGTGCCTGGGCCACATCCTCGCCGAGGACGGCCGCAAGATGTCCAAGCACCTGGGCAACATCCTGCAGCCGATCCCGCTGATGGACCAGCACGGCGCGGACGCGGTGCGCTGGTTCATGGCCGCCGGCGGCTCCCCCTGGGCGGCCCGCCGGGTGGGCCACGGCACGATCCAGGAGGTCGTCCGCAAGACGCTGCTGACGTACTGGAACACGGTCGCCTTCCAGGCGCTGTACGCCCGTACGTCGAGCTGGGCGCCCGGCGAGGCCGACCCGGCCCCGGCCGACCGCCCGGTGCTGGACCGGTGGCTGCTGTCCGAGCTGCATGCGCTCACCGACCAGGTGACGCAGGCCCTGGAGGCGTACGACACCCAGCGCGCCGGCAAGCTCCTGTCGGCGTTCGTCGACGATCTGTCGAACTGGTACGTGCGCCGGTCGCGTCGCCGCTTCTGGCAGGGCGACAAGGCCGCGCTGCGCACGCTGCACGAGGTCCTCGAGACGGTCACGAAGCTGATGGCGCCGATCACCCCGTTCATCACCGAGCGGGTGTGGCAGGACCTGGTCGTGCCGGTGACCCCGGGCGCCCCGGAGTCGGTGCACCTGGCCTCCTGGCCGGAGGCGGACCTCACCGCCATCGACCCGGAGCTGTCGAAGCAGATGATGCTGGTGCGCCGGCTGGTCGAGCTGGGCCGCGCCACGCGCGCGGAGTCCGGTGTCAAGACGCGTCAGCCGCTGTCCCGCGCGCTGGTCGCGGCGGCCGGGTTCGAGATGCTGGACCCCGAACTGCACACCCAGATCACGGACGAGTTGAACGTCAGTTCCCTCGCCTCTCTGAGTGAAGTCGGCGGCTCGCTGGTGGACACCACTGCCAAGGCGAACTTCCGCGCGCTCGGCAAGCGCTTCGGCAAGCGGGTCCAGGACGTGGCCAAGGCCATCGCGAACGCCGACGCGGCGGCACTGTCCCTGGCACTGCGCGAGGGCACGGCGTCGGTGGAGGTCGACGGCGAGACGGTCGCCCTCGCCCCCGACGAGGTGATCATCACGGAGACCCCGCGCGAGGGCTGGTCGGTGGCGTCCGACTCCGGCGCGACGGTCGCCCTCGACCTGGAGATCACCGAGGAGCTGCGGCAGGCGGGTCTCGCCCGTGACGCGATCCGGCTGATCCAGGAGGCCCGCAAGAACAGCGGCCTGGATGTCGCCGACCGCATCGCGCTGCGCTGGACCGCGACGGACCCGGCGGTCATCGCGGCCCTGACCGAGCACTCCGGTCTGATCGCCGAGGAGGTTCTCGCCACGGCCTTCTTGAATGAGCACAGCGCCCAGGGCGAGGCGGACGGCACCTACGGCGAGCCGTTCACCGACGACTCCCTGACCCTGACGTTCCGCCTGCGCAAGGCGTAA
- a CDS encoding DivIVA domain-containing protein: MPLTPEDVRNKQFTTVRLREGYDEDEVDAFLDEVEAELTRLLRENEDLRAKLAAATRAAAQNQQNMRKPPEPQDQPQGMRGPGAPVPAGISGPPQQQMGGPMGGPPQLPSGAPQLPAGPSAGQGGPQGPGPMGQGQMGQGQMGQGQMGQGPMGQGPMGQGGPMGQGPMGQGQMGQGQMGQGPMGQGPMGQPPMQQQMGGPMGGPMGGPMGGPGMPGQGPGGDSAARVLSLAQQTADQAIAEARSEANKIVGEARSRAEGLERDARAKADALERDAQEKHRVAMGSLESARATLERKVEDLRGFEREYRTRLKSYLESQLRQLETQADDSLAPPRTPATASLPSPSAPSMAPAGASAPSYGGNQTMGGAPAPAAPSYGGQQQMSPAMTQPMAPVRPQGPSPMGQAPSPMRGFLIDEDDN; the protein is encoded by the coding sequence ATGCCGTTGACCCCCGAGGACGTGCGGAACAAGCAGTTCACGACCGTCCGCCTCCGAGAAGGCTATGACGAGGACGAGGTCGATGCCTTCCTCGACGAGGTCGAAGCCGAACTGACCCGCCTGCTCCGGGAGAACGAGGATCTGCGCGCCAAGCTGGCCGCCGCCACGCGTGCCGCCGCGCAGAACCAGCAGAACATGCGCAAACCTCCGGAGCCGCAGGACCAGCCGCAGGGCATGCGAGGTCCGGGCGCTCCGGTGCCCGCCGGGATATCGGGCCCGCCGCAGCAGCAGATGGGTGGCCCCATGGGTGGTCCGCCCCAGCTGCCGAGCGGTGCACCGCAGCTGCCCGCCGGCCCCAGTGCGGGGCAGGGCGGTCCGCAGGGTCCCGGCCCGATGGGTCAGGGCCAGATGGGTCAGGGCCAGATGGGCCAGGGCCAGATGGGCCAGGGTCCGATGGGCCAGGGTCCGATGGGCCAGGGCGGCCCGATGGGTCAGGGTCCGATGGGTCAGGGCCAAATGGGCCAGGGCCAGATGGGCCAGGGTCCGATGGGTCAGGGTCCGATGGGGCAGCCCCCGATGCAGCAGCAGATGGGCGGCCCCATGGGCGGTCCGATGGGTGGCCCCATGGGCGGTCCGGGCATGCCCGGCCAGGGTCCCGGTGGCGACAGCGCCGCGCGTGTCCTCTCGCTGGCCCAGCAGACCGCCGACCAGGCGATCGCCGAGGCCCGCTCCGAGGCCAACAAGATCGTCGGCGAGGCCCGCAGCCGCGCCGAGGGTCTGGAGCGCGACGCCCGTGCCAAGGCCGACGCCCTGGAGCGGGACGCGCAGGAGAAGCACCGTGTCGCGATGGGCTCCCTGGAGTCCGCCCGCGCCACGCTGGAGCGCAAGGTCGAGGACCTGCGCGGCTTCGAGCGCGAGTACCGCACGCGGCTGAAGTCGTACCTGGAGTCGCAGCTGCGCCAGCTGGAGACCCAGGCCGACGACTCGCTGGCCCCGCCGCGCACCCCGGCCACGGCCTCCCTGCCGTCGCCGTCGGCGCCGTCGATGGCTCCGGCGGGCGCGAGCGCCCCGTCGTACGGCGGCAACCAGACGATGGGTGGTGCCCCGGCCCCCGCTGCTCCGTCCTACGGCGGCCAGCAGCAGATGTCCCCGGCGATGACCCAGCCGATGGCGCCGGTCCGGCCGCAGGGCCCGTCGCCGATGGGCCAGGCTCCCTCGCCGATGCGCGGGTTCCTCATCGACGAGGACGACAACTGA
- a CDS encoding YggT family protein — MGVVLDVIKVALMCFLVVLFFRLVMDYVFQFARSWQPGKAMVVVLEATYTVTDPPLKLLRRFIPPLRLGGVALDLSFFVLMIIVYILIAVVGNLAR; from the coding sequence ATGGGCGTGGTCTTGGACGTCATCAAAGTCGCGCTGATGTGCTTCCTCGTCGTGCTGTTTTTCCGGCTGGTCATGGACTACGTCTTCCAGTTCGCCCGCTCATGGCAACCCGGCAAGGCGATGGTGGTCGTTCTGGAGGCCACCTACACTGTCACGGATCCACCGCTGAAGCTTCTGCGGCGGTTCATCCCGCCGCTGCGTCTCGGGGGCGTGGCGCTCGACCTGTCCTTCTTCGTACTGATGATCATCGTCTACATCCTGATCGCCGTCGTGGGCAATCTCGCGAGGTGA
- a CDS encoding cell division protein SepF, translating to MAGAMRKMAVYLGLVEDDGYDGRGFDPDDDFEPELDPEPERDRRRHEPSHQSHQALQPQRDESVRVVQPPAQRDPVSHSASLPAESGRPARIAPVASITQERQSLEKNAPVIMPKVVSEREPYRITTLHPRTYNEARTIGEHFREGTPVIMNLTEMDDTDAKRLVDFAAGLVFGLHGSIERVTQKVFLLSPANVDVTAEDKARIAEGGFFNQS from the coding sequence ATGGCCGGCGCGATGCGCAAGATGGCGGTCTACCTCGGCCTCGTGGAGGACGATGGGTACGACGGCAGGGGATTCGACCCCGACGACGACTTCGAGCCCGAACTCGACCCGGAGCCGGAGCGGGACCGCAGGCGGCACGAGCCGTCTCACCAGTCGCACCAGGCACTTCAGCCTCAACGGGACGAATCGGTACGAGTGGTCCAGCCGCCGGCGCAGCGGGACCCGGTGTCCCACTCCGCTTCGCTCCCTGCGGAATCGGGGCGCCCGGCCCGCATCGCGCCCGTGGCATCCATCACACAAGAACGCCAGAGTCTGGAGAAGAACGCACCGGTGATCATGCCCAAGGTCGTGTCCGAACGAGAGCCGTACCGGATCACCACGCTTCACCCCCGGACCTACAACGAGGCCCGTACCATCGGGGAACACTTCCGTGAGGGCACGCCGGTGATCATGAATCTGACTGAGATGGATGACACAGATGCGAAGCGACTTGTCGACTTTGCGGCCGGTTTGGTGTTTGGTCTTCACGGCAGCATTGAGCGGGTGACGCAGAAGGTGTTCCTGCTGTCTCCTGCTAACGTCGATGTCACGGCGGAGGACAAGGCCCGCATCGCAGAGGGCGGGTTCTTCAACCAGAGCTGA
- a CDS encoding YggS family pyridoxal phosphate-dependent enzyme — MTDRKSQLAANLAKVEERIAAACRAAGRKREEVTLIVVTKTYPADDVRILSELGVRHVAENRDQDAAPKAAACSDLPLTWHFVGQLQTNKVRSVVGYAGVVQSVDRSRLVTSLSKEAVRAGREVGCLLQVALDAGASGRGERGGVAPEGIEELGDLVANAPGLRLDGLMTVAPLTGEYAGRQQAAFERLMDLSTDLRRAHPAATMVSAGMSADLEQAVAAGATHVRVGSAVLGVRARLG, encoded by the coding sequence ATGACGGACCGTAAGTCTCAACTCGCCGCGAACCTGGCGAAGGTGGAGGAACGCATCGCGGCCGCGTGCCGGGCCGCCGGGCGCAAGCGGGAGGAGGTGACCCTGATCGTGGTCACCAAGACCTATCCCGCCGACGATGTGCGGATTCTGTCGGAACTCGGTGTGCGTCATGTCGCCGAGAACCGCGACCAGGACGCGGCGCCCAAGGCGGCCGCATGCTCGGATCTGCCGCTTACGTGGCATTTTGTCGGTCAGTTGCAGACCAACAAGGTGCGATCCGTGGTCGGTTATGCGGGTGTCGTGCAGTCCGTCGATCGTTCCAGGCTCGTGACGTCACTGTCGAAGGAGGCCGTGCGGGCCGGGCGCGAGGTGGGCTGTCTCCTCCAGGTCGCGCTCGACGCGGGCGCGAGCGGGCGAGGGGAGCGCGGTGGTGTGGCACCCGAGGGAATCGAAGAGTTGGGTGACCTCGTCGCGAACGCTCCGGGGCTGCGGCTGGACGGACTGATGACCGTGGCGCCGCTCACCGGAGAGTACGCGGGGCGCCAACAGGCGGCGTTCGAGCGGTTGATGGATTTGTCGACTGACCTGCGCCGAGCCCATCCGGCTGCAACCATGGTCTCGGCAGGAATGAGTGCGGACCTCGAACAGGCCGTGGCCGCCGGGGCGACACATGTGCGCGTCGGCAGCGCGGTACTCGGAGTCCGCGCCAGGCTCGGGTAA
- the pgeF gene encoding peptidoglycan editing factor PgeF yields MIGQRDTVSGAHFAFTDRWGGVSAAPYEELNLGGAVGDDPDAVRTNRELAAKSLGLDPARVVWMNQVHGRDVAVVDEPWGARTVPEVDAIVTARRGLALAVLTADCTPVLLADPVAGIVAAAHAGRPGMVAGVVPAAVRAMMELGAEPSRIVARTGPAVCGRCYEVPEVMRTEVSAVEPAAHAETSWGTPAVDVTAGVHAQLERLGVCDRAQSPVCTLESEDHFSYRRDRATGRLAGYVWLD; encoded by the coding sequence GTGATAGGACAGCGCGACACCGTGAGCGGCGCGCACTTCGCCTTCACCGACCGGTGGGGCGGGGTGAGCGCCGCTCCGTACGAGGAGCTCAACCTCGGCGGAGCGGTCGGTGACGACCCCGACGCCGTACGCACCAACCGGGAACTGGCCGCGAAGTCGCTGGGGCTCGACCCGGCCCGGGTGGTCTGGATGAACCAGGTGCACGGGCGGGACGTGGCCGTGGTCGACGAACCATGGGGCGCCAGGACCGTGCCCGAGGTGGACGCGATCGTCACCGCCAGGCGCGGCCTCGCCCTCGCCGTGCTCACCGCCGACTGCACGCCCGTCCTGCTCGCCGACCCCGTCGCCGGGATCGTGGCCGCCGCTCACGCGGGCCGGCCCGGCATGGTCGCCGGAGTCGTCCCCGCCGCAGTACGCGCGATGATGGAACTGGGCGCCGAGCCGTCCCGGATCGTCGCCCGCACGGGACCCGCCGTCTGTGGCCGGTGCTACGAGGTGCCGGAGGTGATGCGCACCGAGGTGTCCGCCGTCGAACCGGCGGCGCACGCCGAGACGAGCTGGGGCACTCCCGCGGTCGATGTGACCGCCGGCGTGCACGCGCAGCTCGAACGGCTCGGGGTGTGCGACCGGGCGCAGTCGCCGGTGTGCACGCTCGAGTCGGAAGACCACTTCTCGTACCGCCGCGACCGCGCCACCGGTCGGCTCGCGGGCTATGTCTGGCTGGACTGA
- the ftsZ gene encoding cell division protein FtsZ: protein MAAPQNYLAVIKVIGVGGGGVNAINRMIEVGLKGVEFIAINTDAQALLMSDADVKLDVGRELTRGLGAGANPAVGRKAAEDHREEIEEVLKGADMVFVTAGEGGGTGTGGAPVVANIARSLGALTIGVVTRPFTFEGRRRANQAEDGIAELREEVDTLIVIPNDRLLSISDRQVSVLDAFKSADQVLLSGVQGITDLITTPGLINLDFADVKSVMSEAGSALMGIGSARGDDRAVAAAEMAISSPLLEASIDGARGVLLSISGGSDLGLFEINEAAQLVSEAAHPEANIIFGAVIDDALGDEVRVTVIAAGFDGGQPPAKRDTILGSSVAKQREEPVRPAESRPTFGSLGSVTPKEAPEPAPEPVADLPVAPPVVPPSRTYSDSAAEELDVPDFLK, encoded by the coding sequence GTGGCAGCACCGCAGAACTACCTCGCAGTCATCAAGGTCATCGGTGTCGGCGGCGGTGGTGTCAATGCCATCAACCGGATGATCGAGGTCGGTCTCAAGGGCGTCGAGTTCATCGCCATCAACACCGACGCGCAAGCGCTGTTGATGAGCGACGCCGACGTCAAGCTCGACGTCGGCCGTGAACTCACCCGTGGACTAGGCGCCGGAGCCAACCCGGCCGTCGGCCGCAAGGCCGCCGAGGACCACCGCGAGGAGATCGAGGAGGTCCTCAAGGGGGCCGACATGGTCTTCGTGACGGCCGGTGAAGGCGGCGGCACCGGCACCGGCGGCGCGCCCGTCGTGGCCAACATCGCCCGCTCGCTGGGCGCCCTCACGATCGGCGTGGTGACGCGCCCGTTCACCTTCGAGGGACGGCGTCGCGCGAACCAGGCCGAGGACGGCATCGCCGAGCTCCGCGAGGAGGTCGACACCCTCATCGTCATCCCGAACGACCGGCTGCTGTCGATCTCGGACCGCCAGGTCTCCGTCCTCGACGCCTTCAAGTCGGCGGACCAGGTCCTGCTCTCGGGTGTTCAGGGCATCACCGACCTCATCACCACCCCCGGCCTGATCAACCTCGATTTCGCCGACGTCAAGTCGGTCATGTCCGAGGCCGGTTCGGCCCTCATGGGCATCGGCTCGGCCCGCGGCGACGACCGCGCGGTGGCCGCCGCCGAGATGGCGATCTCCTCGCCGCTCCTGGAGGCCTCCATCGACGGTGCCCGCGGCGTGCTCCTGTCCATCTCCGGCGGCTCCGACCTCGGCCTGTTCGAGATCAACGAGGCCGCCCAGCTGGTGAGCGAGGCCGCGCACCCCGAGGCCAACATCATCTTCGGTGCGGTCATCGACGACGCCCTCGGCGACGAGGTGCGGGTCACCGTGATCGCCGCAGGCTTCGACGGTGGACAGCCGCCGGCCAAGCGGGACACCATCCTCGGTTCGTCCGTGGCCAAGCAGCGCGAGGAGCCGGTTCGCCCCGCGGAGAGCCGCCCGACCTTCGGCTCGCTCGGCAGCGTCACGCCGAAGGAGGCGCCGGAGCCCGCCCCGGAGCCGGTGGCCGACCTCCCGGTCGCCCCGCCGGTGGTCCCGCCGTCGCGGACCTACTCGGACAGCGCGGCCGAGGAACTGGACGTCCCGGACTTCCTCAAGTGA